One Carya illinoinensis cultivar Pawnee chromosome 5, C.illinoinensisPawnee_v1, whole genome shotgun sequence genomic window, TCCTCCGGCATCATGGCCGTGGTTCTCGGAAATTTAGCTCTGTTGCTTGACTTGGCCTCGCCTCGGACCCTACTAGCGGACCGCAAGAGCCGTCCGGTGGCGCTCGACGTCGTTTTGAACTTGCCGAAGAGATCCGACCCTCACGCTTCCTACTACGCTTCTATTGCTTCCAAGAGCTTCGACTCGGACGGGGAGGCTCGGAACAAGCGATTCGTTCCCCGTGGCAAGACGAATTCGAAGGTGAACGGCGTGGATTTCGATGCGGGATCAAGTGATGAAGAGGGAGAGGAGGAGCCGTTCGATTGGGAGAAGGAAATGCGGAGGAGAGTGAAGGAGATCGAGGAGAGGAGGGAGTTGGAGAAGAAAGCGGAGGAGTTGCAGAGTCGACTGGAGGATGGTGAAGGCGAGGGTAAAGAAGAGACGGAGGAGGAGAAGAGGATGAGAGTTAAAAAAGAGCTCGAAAAGGTTAGCTGGTGGATCCTAAATCTTTGTGATTTGTTTGGTTCCTTAATCTCTTTCTATGGTGTTTCGTTTTTCTAGTTTCCAGAGGTAAAATTTTCAgagtttttgtatatttttgtaACCTGGCTTGCGGAGCCTTCGTATGGTTTAGTTTATTGTCTTGGTTATAGTGGTTTTGGCCACGAAGTTTGATCAAATTTTGTTATGTGTGGGTGTGGGAGAGGCAGGTGGCTAAGGAACAGGCGGAGCGGAGAGCTACGGCACAGCTGATGTTCGAGTTGGGCCAAAAGGCTTATGGAAAGGGAATGTACGGACGGGCAATTGAGTTTCTTGAAGGTGCCCTCACTATCATCCCTAGGCCCACACTATTTGGTGGTGAGGTTGGTGTAGAACCCGCTGCGAAAATTCTCTTTTGGGTAGGAGATGGTTTGGTCACCGACTGAAAACGAAAGGATTCTGATTGATTTTGGTGTTTTCAGATTCAAATATGGCTTGCTATGGCGTACGAAGCCAATAACCGCCATGCAGATTGTATTGACCTCTACCAGCAATTGGAAATGAAGCACCCAAGTGTCAGCATCCGACGCCAAGCTGCAGAGCTTCGTTACATTTTGCAGGCACCGAAGCTAAAGATTTCCCAAGAGGAGATGGTTACTATACCGCTCATTGGTTCTAGTTATGACAGGTAAATCTGATTATTTTCATTCAGTTATAACTTGCATGTTAACCTGGTTGTTGATTTGCCTGGTTGTTAGAATCCGTTCATTTTACACCCACCCGTGGGTAGTCCAACCCTCATGTCACAGGTTTGATTCCCCTGAGATTAAAGATTTAAGTGGGAGGCTATGACAGTGGGTTGCTCCCTGGGAGTTTAGGTTTCATGGATGAGTCCTAATTGCTCTGCTGGGGAATGATTTCACCgttaaaacataaaaagtacgaatgatttttttttttttaatgtagatTTGTGTTGTATTTTTCCCGTCGAGATTGGGTTGGTGTTTGGTCATCAGTATTCCTTAGTATAAGATAAAAAAGATAGCATTGAATGGATGCCGGGCATTGAAGATGAAGTTTTTTGTAGTAAAAGGTCATGGAGAGAGACTCCCCTGCTAGTCTGTGCTCTTTGGACTTTAAAGACTTTAGTGAACTGAAATTTTTCAAGTGTCTCTGTTTCAGAGGACCGTATTATATTATTGCTAGTATGAAGTTTATgtatttccttcttcttttgatCCTTGTACAAATGCAGTCAAGAGCCCTATTGAGATTGGTAGAAATCCATTTATTTTAACCTTGCTAATGTCATCCAAGTCTCACTAAACATTTTGAAGATGCTGGAGGTTATTTTCTTTGCAACGTATTTAAGGACCACGAGGGGCTCCTAGAACAATCTTAACTCATCTAAGTGTAACCCAATTACTTAGGTACTGCCTTAATATTCTGGtgcacaattatttttttaatggatctccaaaagtttgaaatctaaTGCTAATCGGTGTGATTATAACTGAATTTGATGTCCTCATCCTCAACGGGCCATTTACTGGCATCAGGAGCAAAATAGCGTTGGATTCTTTAATGAATTACAGAATGTAGTTTTAAAATGGAGCATCTGTAATGCACATTCAACCTTCAGCAAATATTTTCATCACTGATTTTTCTTGCTCATGGATTCAACAAATTTGGCCTTGATTGATGCCATTCAGAACCCTGGTCTTGACTCTTGCCTTTTCTTCTGGAATGTTGAATTTGCATTTACTGATTGATCATGTTTCAGGTTCTGATTTGTGCGACATTCTGAGTAATAATAGAAAGTAATTGGATGTGTTATTTGTGCGTGATTATTGCAGCTATGCTGGAACATGGAGTGATAAATACAAGGACAAGGATGAAAGGAGAAGTTGGTCAACAACCAATCAGCTTCCATCATCCAGAGACTATCTTGGTGACTTTCTGGTATGGCGGCCTCCTAGTGGAGTTGAGAACAGTACAGCTCTCTGGGTGGCTTTGACATTATGGTTGGGCTTGGTTGGAGCTGCCCTCTTCCTTCAGAGATGAATCATATATGCATATAGTATCGGTCTTTGTCCATTCATGACGtgttcattaaaaaatataggtTGGTATTACGTtctatattgtaattttaagcTTGTATGTATGAAGTAGATGTATTTATTACATTTCCTATAATTCGTGCGTTGTAAttctttcatcttttcttttgagTGCCTTCTTTACTAACACCACTGCATGGTGCGTGTTGATGCATTTTCTGGCCTCAACAGTATGGTCGAATGACCCTCTTTTCTTGCATGGTTGTTCTTGGTGGTAGTGTGTTTAAGGTGTTCATCCATAGCTTGCTTGATAATAAATTGCAGGAAATAAAGGAGACCAATATTTATGTTGTTCTCGGCACTAAAGTTCACGTCCACAATTTGGAATGTAAAATCCACTATAAGTTGAGCTTGATACaagctctctctcctcactTAGAATTTGGAGCTCTCTACAATTACTTCCATAGAGCGTGGAGCTCTCTGTTCTTCCCTTTCTTCCAGATCTCCAAATGAAGTCATTGCCTCTCCTCTTCGAGTCTATCTCATTGCTTTATATGTCTGATCCTGCCTACTTTATGTCATCTCGCCTGCAGCTTTATGGTTGATCAACTCTCTTTGCAGATTCTCTCTTCCTCCACTCTATTCTGACATAGTAGATTTCAATCTTTTATGGGTCTTCGGTGGGCTGTGCACGTGCTCATTTTACCCCCAACAATGGGAAACTCCATTGCTGCACAGTTGAACTTCTTCAAAGAGGCTAACCAATTCAGTGAGGGAGTGCTTAAATGTCATCAGTACCTAGCTAGTGCTTGCATTTAACCAGTCCTCAATTCTTGTCTTAGCCCTCTCGTGGCTACGCAACAGTCATGTTCGATAGAAGGTCTATGAAAGGCATTTGTGGCCCTCTATGTCCTGGGTGCAAGAGCCTTGGCTAATACGAATAATATACATGGACAGAGTTTTCCAACCCATTTAAAATCTTGATATGTGTTTATTGAGCATGTGACAAGCACGTCTTTTGAACGAAGGATAGataacaatttttaaattagaCTTTGTCTATTATACTATAATTAGTTTGATTatttactaaaaattaaattgaaagtaCATCGCAAGGATAGTCAACTCAAGTGTTGACTCTAGAGTCTAGACATTGGTATGACCAAATAGCCATGTATCATCTCAAACCCAAGTTGTTTTAGACAATAAAGTTCATGAAAAGCCTATACTAGTTGTAAGGGGATTTTTTTCCCCTGGCCAAAGGCCTAGAATATGGGCTTAAATACACTGGAGGCCCAGGCTAACTGAGCAGTCCCTTAGCCCCAAAGGAAGGGGAGCAAGGAACATGCCACCTTGGCCTCCCCCTATGTTGCCTAGCCTTAGAGAATATGTGCAAGCAGGCAGGCGGCAAACACGAAGAGCCCTTGATCCCTGATAACAGATAAGGAGAAAGTAATGGAGTATGCCTGTTACTGGGAAGAGGAGACAGAAAACCACACCGCATTTATAACACCTAACTAAGGAGACAGATGAGGTGGCATTTACATCTGACAAGAGGAAGGAACAATTGACCCTTAGAAATGCGGTATACAAGACGATCCCTAAGAACTATGAATTCTCTACTCACTTGCACTAAATTCTAAGTCGATATTGATTTTGGAATTCGAGACTCTCCAGTCACCAACACGGCTCCCATTTTGCGGTGTTTTCTTTGTATTCGCATGCCCAAGATCGAAAACTCAAGTTGCTGAGAGCCAAGCCCAAAGGTGTGCGGAACACAATGGGTCGGTCCCGTCATGCGGTGAAGTGTGGACCGACTTCGCAACCGGCCGACAAGTTATCTCCCTGAGGGGGTCCAAAGGGGTGGGCATGGTCTGAGGCACCCCTACCCCTTCCCTCGGCGAAGTGTGGATTCAACCCTATGACTGCTAGACAACTCCAGGATACCATCTTCAACAATAGAACGCTTTGAACCTATATTACGCTTCTCGAATTGATCAGGTTAGCAAATAGCAAAAATCATTTACACTAACAAATTTAACTTTTGCAGTATTGATTAGTGCCTCTAACTTACCTTCCCGTTGAGGACCAACAGGTCAGTTCGGCATTAAGATGGCTCGACCTACCTCACGGTGAAGTGCGGGACTAGTCTCTTGACTACCCGACATTGCTTAAGAGGATTCAGCCTAAGTGAACAACTCAATCTTCCCTAGAGACTTATGTCGAGCCCCGCCCCCATGACAAGGCAACATGTAGGAAAGGTCAAGGATCACCCAACCTCCCAAGCACCTGAAGGGCTGGCCTGGTCACATCCTCACACAATCAATGCGGTTGCCTTTATGCATGCCCTACGTGGGGGAAACCACCTCTGGCCTAACTCTAGGTAGGTTCTAAATTAGTGAACAACAGGGTAACTCACTTATAGAGATACTAGAAAGGAAGGGTTTGCCCAAGGCATCCCAGTCTCTCTTCCTGCGAGATGGTGGCCCAGTCACTTCTCAGGATGACTTAACTCCCTAAGGTTGGAGTTATTCGACGTCTCTTACCTAAGGTCAGGATAACTTAACACCCGCGGGAGGGGGGGAAGGGGGGGTTTATTTGTACATCAGCCGGCTGGGTCATCCAAAAGCACACTTGGGATCAAGTCCTTCCATACGAGGGTccaatatgttttttatttcgCTAGCTTGAAATCTAATAAAATTGAGGGGTTTTCCATTTTCGGGATCATAGTTATGTAAGTGTGTTTGAGAGATTAACTAATTGACCACTCTAAACAAATTCAGTAATTGCTTTATTGAGATTAGAAGAGACGGAATTTTGGCAACATAGATAAAATGAAGAAGAGTTGGATCCAGGAGCCTCATCCATGGGAATAGATGAAAGAGCCTTATTCACTGGTCACAAGTTTAGAAATCCTAAAATCCAAGTAAATATAGATAGGAGTAGGATTGCCTTCTATATCCGTTTGATGTACGAATAATATGTGTTAATTGATTTTGGGTTTGACCCATTTAGGCTTAGAGATGATCCAAAAGCTTGAAGTGGTATATCATGCAAAGCTAGCCCATGTAATTTGCTCTCCTACGGTAGAGATTGGAGGGACCTTTCTCACCCCAGTGATCCCAAGCCCAAGGAAGAGGCCCGTAGAATATCATATCAGGATCATAGAGGGTTAGTTGCTATATGGATCAACGTTGTAACCACCGACTTGATAAGATAGGATAACTAGTCTAGGGAAACAGCGGGAAACTTGCCATATTGTT contains:
- the LOC122311618 gene encoding uncharacterized protein LOC122311618 isoform X1, translating into MAVVLGNLALLLDLASPRTLLADRKSRPVALDVVLNLPKRSDPHASYYASIASKSFDSDGEARNKRFVPRGKTNSKVNGVDFDAGSSDEEGEEEPFDWEKEMRRRVKEIEERRELEKKAEELQSRLEDGEGEGKEETEEEKRMRVKKELEKVWERQVAKEQAERRATAQLMFELGQKAYGKGMYGRAIEFLEGALTIIPRPTLFGGEIQIWLAMAYEANNRHADCIDLYQQLEMKHPSVSIRRQAAELRYILQAPKLKISQEEMVTIPLIGSSYDSYAGTWSDKYKDKDERRSWSTTNQLPSSRDYLGDFLVWRPPSGVENSTALWVALTLWLGLVGAALFLQR
- the LOC122311618 gene encoding uncharacterized protein LOC122311618 isoform X2, with the translated sequence MAVVLGNLALLLDLASPRTLLADRKSRPVALDVVLNLPKRSDPHASYYASIASKSFDSDGEARNKRFVPRGKTNSKVNGVDFDAGSSDEEGEEEPFDWEKEMRRRVKEIEERRELEKKAEELQSRLEDGEGEGKEETEEEKRMRVKKELEKVAKEQAERRATAQLMFELGQKAYGKGMYGRAIEFLEGALTIIPRPTLFGGEIQIWLAMAYEANNRHADCIDLYQQLEMKHPSVSIRRQAAELRYILQAPKLKISQEEMVTIPLIGSSYDSYAGTWSDKYKDKDERRSWSTTNQLPSSRDYLGDFLVWRPPSGVENSTALWVALTLWLGLVGAALFLQR